From Myxocyprinus asiaticus isolate MX2 ecotype Aquarium Trade chromosome 25, UBuf_Myxa_2, whole genome shotgun sequence, one genomic window encodes:
- the LOC127415567 gene encoding zona pellucida sperm-binding protein 4-like: MAESMGTFHLLALCVWFCAFCHAVPQWSNLPQVPQASVFQQSEQQGGIPARSRQALAFQPSDQQPLAQQALQQQTRRQGGNPVQNPQASVRRTPQHGGIPALNPQALVFQSSDRQSLAQQGLQQQTRRQGGNPVQNPQASVRRTPQHGGIPALNPQALVFQSSDRQFLAQQALQPQTQFSQAFPPKQPVAQAEPLDKCAVTDYEQIQCGQPGISAAECDAINCCFNGQQCYYGKAVTVQCIRDGQFVVVVARDVTLPSLSLDTVRLLGGSDPPCAPVGSTPSFAIYQFPVTACGTSMMEDNGYVVYENRMTSSYEVGIGPLGSITRDSHFELLFQCRYSGTAVQALVVEVNTVPPPPPVAAPGPLRVELRLANGQCVTKGCAEEDAAYTSYYSDADYPVTRVLRQPVYVEVHLLERTDPNIVLMLGHCWATSTPDPLSLPQWDLLVNGCPYQDDRYLTTLVPVDGSSGLQFPTHYKRFIVKMFTFVDPASLAPLQGMVFIHCSTSVCHPSSSGSCEQSCFRQSRCITLLWWGGGFVHRFNLCLLLYSRTGCW; encoded by the exons ATGGCAGAAAGTATGGGTACATTTCATCTTTTGGCACTTTGTGTGTGGTTTTGTGCTTTTTGTCATGCTGTTCCACAGTGGAGTAATCTGCCCCAGGTTCCTCAAGCGTCAGTCTTCCAGCAAAGTGAACAACAAGGAGGGATTCCAGCCCGGAGTCGTCAAGCTCTTGCGTTTCAGCCAAGTGATCAACAGCCTTTGGCTCAACAGGCTCTGCAACAGCAGACTCGACGACAAGGGGGAAATCCAGTCCAGAATCCTCAGGCTTCAGTCCGCCGAACTCCACAACATGGGGGAATTCCAGCTCTGAATCCTCAAGCCCTAGTATTCCAATCAAGTGATCGGCAGTCTTTGGCTCAACAGGGTCTGCAACAGCAGACTCGACGACAAGGGGGAAATCCAGTCCAGAATCCTCAGGCTTCAGTCCGCCGAACTCCACAACATGGGGGAATTCCAGCTCTGAATCCTCAAGCCCTAGTATTCCAATCAAGTGATCGGCAGTTTTTGGCTCAACAGGCCCTGCAACCGCAAACTCAGTTTTCTCAAGCATTTCCACCCAAGCAGCCAGTGGCGCAGGCAGAGCCTCTTGACAAGTGTGCTGTAACTGATTATGAGCAGATCCAATGTGGACAACCTGGTATCAGTGCTGCTGAATGTGATGCTATAAACTGCTGCTTCAATGGACAGCAGTGTTACTATGGCAAAGCCG TGACCGTCCAGTGTATTCGAGATGGCCAGTTTGTGGTTGTGGTGGCTAGAGATGTTACGCTGCCTTCACTTAGTCTGGATACAGTCCGTCTGTTGGGTGGAAGTGACCCACCTTGTGCTCCAGTTGGGTCCACACCTTCCTTTGCCATTTACCAGTTCCCTGTCACTGCTTGTGGCACAAGCATGATG GAGGACAATGGATATGTGGTGTATGAGAACAGAATGACTTCATCCTATGAAGTGGGGATTGGACCACTTGGTTCCATCACAAGGGACAGTCACTTTGA GCTTCTCTTCCAGTGTAGGTATTCTGGCACTGCTGTTCAAGCTCTGGTTGTGGAGGTCAACACTGTTCCTCCACCTCCACCTGTAGCTGCTCCTGGACCCCTCCGAGTGGAGCTTCGCCTGGCAAATGGACAATGTGTCACCAAAGGATGTGCAGAAG AGGATGCTGCGTACACATCCTACTACAGTGATGCTGATTACCCTGTCACAAGAGTTCTACGACAACCTGTGTATGTTGAGGTACACCTTTTGGAGAGGACTGACCCCAATATTGTCCTGATGCTGGGACATTGCTGGGCGACATCAACCCCTGATCCCCTCAGCCTACCTCAGTGGGACCTTCTAGTTAATGG ATGCCCTTACCAGGATGATCGTTACCTCACCACACTGGTTCCTGTGGATGGCTCCTCTGGTCTTCAGTTCCCAACCCACTACAAGCGCTTCATTGTGAAGATGTTCACGTTTGTGGATCCAGCATCGTTAGCTCCTCTGCAGGGAATG GTCTTCATCCACTGTAGTACATCAGTGTGCCATCCCTCTTCCTCTGGCTCCTGTGAGCAGAGCTGCTTCAGGCAAAGTAGGTGTATTACTTTACTGTGGTGGGGAGGGGGGTTTGTACACCGCTTTAACCTCTGCCTTCTCTTGTATTCCAGAACGGGATGTTGGTGA